CTCCTAGTAGCCTTGAATAGTTGTGCCTTGGCCCCTAGTTGAGTAAGAAATGAAGAAGAACCTTCATCTTCTCACTGCTAACTTCAACATAATTTTAAGGGCATTTTTCCTGTTACCGTGTCGTGGCTTTTATAGTAGGCACTGAAACGACGTATTCCTTCTCCCATATGATTGGGAGGGTCTGTTGCCCATCATAGTGGGATTTTATCGTGTTCAccatttttcaaaaaattgtttAAGGAAGAAATGGAATGAAAAGGAAAGAGAATCCTAATGCTCCCAGTGAGAGCACAAAACTATTGATACAAAATTTCATCAACTTAATTTTAGGAGAGTATTACGTTATTTGCACTAGAAGTAAAGAGATATAATAGTTAACACTAGCAAGAAATAAGATGACCACAAGGGGTTTCATGTGgctcagtggttaaaatccagcTAGTTCACGTTGTTGGGAATAATTCcattaaagaaattgtagttgacaaatgttttaaataaaataattaattgaattgaattattatatatatagactatgttcggtaatatattgaaaattccaaagtttatctatgtggtcttaatctcatattgataTGAGAGGAaaaagattaagataataaacttgaaacagtttgcagtaaaataaagtaatggaatctttagattaattactgctagtacggtccgctagtattatgaatacaagtgacttagatccgggtcactagtgtattaggacactttagtgaagatGCTTTATATATATTGCTATATAGAGCTAGACCAGATAtgctttgttaatacttgtttaaataccatttcatagtattaatcaaacacaccaAACGATGAtcatcttaatcctgaggttactatgaactcctatatatgtcatctcaTCCTTCGATTCTTGCATTAAGGTTTTTACGAATGATCAAGCTAAGAcgaattgttttggggactcaatgatatatatttttgggacatagtttaacaaatatggaatctataccttctataggttgaataatggttccctattgggttgactttgttaggattaatgccctaaaagcatgtaaagacattttgttggttttaaataaaagtacaattttactatatttgaatgttataattattatttgaattaattatataataatatcatgaAAATTCCAtgttcattcatgagaatatgatcttgtattagtacgagagaattaagatcatatataatgaataaaatagtcagtaacatattaaagtaaggaatctttaatgaatagtGATAACTCTTTAATAAAGAGTTAATTTTCATACTTTTGAGCTTAATAATTTTAGACTTAGGTTGAGTGATGTTTgtgtattttgttatttttagttaattctttTCCTATTAGTATTCTTGTGTCATTTATGGTGTTTTAGTGCTGAATGTAGTAATTAAGGAATTTATGTATGAAATTGTccaaagaaaataatgaaaaatgaaaagacTCTAATTTGTTTATTGTGTGCTGAAATATTAGGTTTACTGGAGCAAAAAAAGTTTTACTGGAGCATTTTCAGCAGGAGTCGAAGAGGAAAAGTCAGCATATAAGGGAAAGACAAGTGGCATTTCATTAATTGATATGTCAAAGGGTGGTGAGATGGAAACAAATGAGAATGTTAGCTACATTTTAGACGGAAGATTCTAGAGAAAAAAAGGAGGGGCTCACGTGGAGTGCTGGGAGGGCATTTTTGACAAGAGAGAAAATAAGGTTTTGTATCCTAGGAAAATAGGAGAAAAAGATAGCCTCCATTACTGAAttttttgggaagccattttttTGGAAAGATTGGAGAGAGCTGGAAGGATAGAGAGAAAGGAGGAAGGAGAAGTACAAGAAGTccaagaagagaaaagaagaggaaTCTTACATCTCCATTGAAGAAATTTTGttcttactctctctctctctctctctagaattgTATTTCCTCTTTTGATATACATATGGGGAGAATTGAAAGTGGATTTATGCTCTTTAAATTAGCCATGAACTAATCTTTTGTGGCTTTAATTGTTGAAAAACTTTATGTCTTAATTCTAaatttctagcactttatttAAGTAATttacccattgttcattcaatTGTGCTTAGTGATGAATTCTTGTTATTGCTTGATCACTAATTAcaagatattgagttatatttgtgctggGAATTTTGAATGTAATGGATAGATTTGAATGACACATGGggataatcttgttagattatgtttgtgaatagcataggaatgtgttattttccttgtgtAACAATGATTAATTGATGCTTAATTCTTTGTTCTTTAAATTGATTGGCATAGGTATATGTTAAATTAGGTGGAAGAATTAATATCATGGGTCTTGGAAAAGATTCATGAACGTGTTTTAAATTCTTGTTAACTCTAGGTAGTTTGTTGATATTTTGCTGCATCAAAACGTACAAGTCAAGTGACATAGAGGGATTAATAATTCAAGCCTATTTTAACCTATCAATTTTATTGCACTTATATATTAGCATTGCAATTTACTTTTGAGCATTTTTAATTGATTCCAAGTAGTGTTAGcttacaaaaatcaaaacaatttAATTTGGTTACTCTTGTGTAATTCTTTGGTAATTAATTGatgcatttagttttaatttgtaATCCATGTGGAGACGATCTTGTATACTTATCATTTTATTACTTGTGTTTttactgtgtacacttgcacatattTGATTGAATATTaccacaacaagtttttggcgcagTTGCTGGGGactgaaattaaaattttgtGTATTATTAATTACTTTGCAATTTGTTTTTCTTAGTTTACAATAATCTTGTTTGCTTGATCTTGTGCTACGCTAGATTGATTCTGTTGCATGAACGAGCATCAAGTCTTTGAGCTAGCCCCTATTGACCCTGAGATTGAACGTACATTTCAAAGAAAGCTAAGGGAACAACGGGCCAAAATTCACCCTGCTATGGCTTAAGAAGGTGAATGGGATGAGGAATTAGCGCTCAACCCATGCTTAATGCAGCTGAGGGAGTTGTTAATGAAGCAGCCAATGCTTTGAATGTCGCTAATGCAATTATTATGGCCGATGATAGAGAAAGGGCCATAAGGGACTACGCTGCCCCCAATGTTTAATGAGATGAATCCTGGTATTGTTAGGCCCGAAATTCAAGCTGCTCAGTTTGAGTTGAAGTCTGTTATGTTCCAAATGCTGCAgacagtgggtcaatttagtgggctgcctacAAAAGATCCTCATCTCCATCTTCATTCAATTTTGGTGGTGAGTGATTCATTCAAGTTACAAGACATTACTGAAGAAGCCTTGAGATTGAAGTTGTTTCCTttttctctaagggacagagcAAGAGCTTGGCTCAATACACTTCCTTCCAACTCAATGACTGCGTGGCATGAACTAACTGAGAAAATTTTGATGAAGTACTTCCCTCCAACGAAAAATGCTATGTTCCAGAATGAGATTACTTCTTTTCAACAGTTGGAGGATGAGTCGGTATGTGACgcttgggagagattcaaagAGTTATTGTGGAAGTGTCCACATCATGGCATCCCTCATTGTATTCAAATGGAAACTTTCTATAATGGTCTAAATGCTTCCACACGCATGGTGTTAGATGCTTCGGCAAATGAAGCTATTCTCTCCAAGTCTTACAATGAAGCATATGAGATATTGGAGAGAATTGCCAATAACAATTACCAATGGTCTAATGTTAGAGCTCCATCGAGAAGGAAAGTAGCGGGTATTCATGAATTAGATGCTTTGAGAGCTTTGACTGCTCAAGTTTCATCTATGACCAACCTATTGAAACCATGAGTATGGGGGGTAACTTGCAATCAACTCCTATGGGCCAAGTAGCAAATGTTTCTTGTGGAGGAGGGCATGCATTTGATAGTTTTCCTTCTAATCCCTCTTCGGTTTGTAACTTGGGGAGTGAAAATGACAACAGCAACAATCCATATTCAAACTCTTACAATCCGGGTTGGAGGGATCATCCAAATTTTTCTTGGGGAGGTCAAGGGGCTAGTTCAAGTTGTGCAGTCATGCCAAATAAGCCTACATATCCATCGGGTTTTTCTCAACAAGAAAAagctcaacctcctcctttacaAGTTTCTCAAACAAGCTCTTTGGAGAATTTGATGAAAGTGTATATGGCGAAGAATGATGCAATAATTCAATGTCAAGCAACATCTTTGAGAAACCTAGAGATTCAAATGGGGAAGCTAGCTAATGAGTTGAGGGATAGACCATTTGGCACCTTGCCTAGTGATACCGAAAATCCAAGGAGAGATGGTAAAGAGCAATGCAAGGCGATCACTTTGAGGAGTGGTAAAAATCTGGAGTTGAAGGAGGACAATCCTAATAGCAAAaatgagcccacttcaatccagaATAATGTGGAAAAGGAGAAAGAGTTGTGAGTTCCAATATGTCCAATACTGATCCTGAAGTAAATGTTGCAGCAATTCCTCCGCAAAATGCATCAGAGAAGCCAatgagcaagccacctccaccatttcctcagcgaTTTCAAAAGCAGCAGGAAGAGAGACAATTTCGAGGATTTTTGGATGTTTCGAAGCAACTCCACATCAACATACCTATGGTGGAAGCTTTGGAAGAAATGCCTAACTATGTGAAGTTCTTGAAGGATATTTTGACAAAGAAGAGGAGGATTGGAGAATTTGAAATGGTTGCTTTGACTGAGGGTTGTAGTGCTattttgaagaataaaattcctccAAAGTTAAAGGATCCGGGCAGTTTCAAAATTCCAATTTCTATTGGGGGGCGAGAAGTTggtaaagctctttgtgatttgggAGCTAGTATTAATTCGATGCCCATGTCCATTTGTAAGAACTTGGTAATTGGAGAAATAAGGCCAACTACACTCACCTTGCAATTAGCTGACCGTTCTATGGTGCATCCAGAGGGAAAGATTGAAGACGTCCTAGTATAAGTTGACAAGTTCATTTTTCCGGCGGATTTTATTATTCTGGACTATGAGAAAGATAGAGATGTACCGAtcattttggggagaccatttcTTGCCACCGGGAGGACGTTGATAGATGTTGAAAAAGGAGAGCTCACCATTCGAGTTCAAGATGAACAAGTAACATTTAAGGTTTTTAATCCTATATGCTCTCCTAATGAAGTTGAAGCTCATTTGGCCATAAGGTATTCTAACTTCAAGTTGATTGAAAAGATGCATGACAAACATAGCGCGAGTGAAGAAAGAGGTCCCTTTT
The genomic region above belongs to Humulus lupulus chromosome 1, drHumLupu1.1, whole genome shotgun sequence and contains:
- the LOC133825745 gene encoding uncharacterized protein LOC133825745, whose product is MSNTDPEVNVAAIPPQNASEKPMSKPPPPFPQRFQKQQEERQFRGFLDVSKQLHINIPMVEALEEMPNYVKFLKDILTKKRRIGEFEMVALTEGCSAILKNKIPPKLKDPGSFKIPISIGGREVGKALCDLGASINSMPMSICKNLVIGEIRPTTLTLQLADRSMVHPEGKIEDVLV